From a region of the Flavobacterium branchiarum genome:
- a CDS encoding RrF2 family transcriptional regulator — protein MLSHKAKYALKALLYLAEQDENHISKTIEIAEGANIPKKFLEQILLDLKRGHFVSSKQGKYGGYYLIKSKNDITLAEIHRLFDGAIALLPCASLNFYEPCSDCKTESECHLRHGLMLIRDKTLQAMQGITIASLVEK, from the coding sequence ATGTTATCACATAAAGCCAAATATGCCTTAAAAGCATTACTCTATTTAGCTGAGCAAGATGAAAATCACATTTCTAAAACTATAGAAATTGCTGAAGGTGCCAATATTCCTAAAAAGTTCTTAGAACAAATTTTACTTGATCTAAAGAGAGGCCATTTTGTGAGTAGTAAACAAGGAAAATATGGCGGTTATTACCTCATAAAATCTAAAAACGACATTACATTAGCCGAAATTCATCGTCTTTTTGATGGTGCAATTGCGCTTTTACCTTGTGCATCTTTAAACTTTTACGAACCTTGTTCTGATTGCAAAACGGAGTCCGAATGCCACTTAAGACACGGCTTGATGCTTATTCGAGACAAAACTTTACAAGCGATGCAAGGGATTACCATAGCCTCATTAGTGGAAAAATAA
- a CDS encoding TonB-dependent receptor, whose translation MKNSIKNTFTVLLVLTFSISFAQNIEGIVTNSENIPLETANIVIKGTTSNATTDSNGKFTIESKGKLPLILLVQYVGYKTTEIEITQLPLTTPLQVTLAEENELIEVVVSSRRRIERAQDVPIAVSVITGKQAEQAGAFNVNRIKELVPSVQLYSSNPRNTGINIRSLGSPFGLTNDGIDPGVGFYVDGVYYARPAATTLDFIDVEQIEVLRGPQGSLFGKNTTSGAFNITTRKPSFTTGADFEVSYGNYAFLQAKASVTGALGKKIAGRISFSGTQRDGLIDNIVTGKATNTLNNQGIRGQLLYTPSENTNIILAADITTQRPDGYAQVVAGVANTQRAPYRQFNAITADLNYKLPTLNAFDRKIDQDTPWRSGQDLGGVSLNVDTKIGNGTLTSTTAWRFWNWDPSNDRDFTGLQVLAKSQNPTRQTQFTQEIRYAGQLTSKISGVVGVFFIDQTSHTNGTEESGNAQWRFSQSSTSPLWKTPGLFEGYGIKTDAKIRSSSAAVFGQLDWAITDRLHILPGVRYNFDKKEADYSRTTYGGLQTTDPALLALKKSVYSDQAFTSDTDNTDFSGNVTITYKASDKINTYATYAKSYKPVGVNVAGLPTDSKGQPLLDLAVIKPEKVNHYEIGIKTSPFKNSILNLAFFNTDIKDFQTNVQAAELGVNRGYLANADKVRVRGAELDASFVINSHLTINGAATYTDAKYVKFTNAPLPLEETGAPIAFKDVSGTDLPGASKWAGSLGGELSDKAKFFGNVGKIYLAIDSYARSEFSSSPSASKYLVVPGYAIFNARLGFRASEGLSVQFWGRNILNKDYYEQLLPAGGNTGQYAGVLGDQRTYGVTLKYSL comes from the coding sequence ATGAAAAATTCTATAAAAAATACATTTACAGTACTACTAGTTTTAACCTTCTCAATCTCATTTGCACAAAACATTGAAGGTATCGTTACAAACAGCGAAAACATACCATTAGAAACCGCTAATATTGTTATAAAGGGAACAACTTCTAATGCTACTACAGATTCGAACGGAAAATTCACCATCGAATCTAAAGGTAAACTCCCCTTAATCCTACTCGTTCAATATGTTGGTTACAAAACAACAGAGATAGAAATTACTCAATTACCACTTACTACTCCATTACAAGTAACACTAGCCGAAGAAAATGAACTTATCGAAGTTGTAGTGTCATCAAGACGCAGAATTGAAAGAGCCCAAGATGTTCCCATTGCAGTATCTGTTATAACAGGTAAGCAAGCAGAACAAGCTGGAGCATTCAATGTTAATCGCATAAAAGAACTCGTTCCATCGGTACAACTCTATTCATCAAATCCTAGAAATACAGGTATTAATATTCGAAGCTTAGGCTCCCCTTTCGGACTTACCAATGACGGAATCGATCCTGGTGTAGGTTTTTACGTTGATGGTGTTTATTATGCACGTCCAGCGGCAACTACATTAGATTTTATAGACGTAGAACAAATCGAAGTATTACGTGGACCACAAGGATCGTTGTTTGGAAAAAATACTACTTCTGGAGCATTCAATATTACTACTCGCAAACCGAGTTTTACAACTGGCGCCGATTTTGAAGTTAGTTACGGAAATTATGCTTTTCTACAAGCTAAAGCATCGGTTACAGGTGCGTTAGGAAAAAAAATAGCAGGACGTATATCATTCTCTGGAACACAACGTGATGGTTTAATCGATAACATTGTAACTGGTAAAGCTACAAATACACTAAACAACCAAGGAATTAGAGGTCAATTACTTTATACTCCTTCAGAAAATACAAATATCATATTAGCAGCTGACATTACAACGCAACGTCCAGATGGATATGCACAAGTAGTTGCCGGAGTTGCTAATACTCAAAGAGCTCCATATCGCCAGTTTAATGCAATTACTGCCGATTTAAACTACAAACTACCTACTCTAAATGCATTCGACCGTAAAATTGACCAAGATACACCTTGGCGTTCGGGACAAGATTTAGGAGGTGTCTCTCTTAATGTTGATACAAAAATTGGAAACGGAACGCTTACCTCAACTACTGCTTGGCGTTTTTGGAATTGGGATCCATCAAATGATAGAGATTTTACAGGATTACAAGTACTTGCTAAATCACAAAATCCTACTAGACAAACACAATTTACTCAAGAGATTCGTTATGCTGGACAACTTACATCTAAAATAAGCGGTGTTGTTGGAGTGTTCTTCATAGATCAAACTTCGCATACAAATGGTACTGAAGAATCTGGAAATGCACAATGGCGATTTTCTCAAAGTTCAACTAGTCCGTTATGGAAAACTCCTGGTCTTTTTGAAGGATATGGAATAAAAACTGATGCCAAAATTAGATCATCAAGCGCAGCCGTATTTGGACAATTAGATTGGGCAATTACAGATCGTTTACATATACTTCCTGGCGTACGCTACAACTTTGATAAAAAAGAAGCAGATTACTCTCGTACTACTTATGGAGGTCTTCAAACTACTGACCCAGCTTTACTAGCTTTGAAAAAATCCGTTTATAGTGATCAAGCTTTTACTTCTGATACTGACAATACTGACTTTTCAGGAAATGTAACTATCACTTACAAAGCTTCTGATAAAATCAATACTTATGCAACTTATGCAAAAAGCTATAAACCAGTTGGTGTGAATGTGGCTGGACTTCCTACTGACTCAAAAGGGCAACCGTTACTTGATCTTGCAGTAATTAAACCCGAAAAGGTAAATCACTACGAAATAGGAATAAAAACATCCCCTTTTAAAAATTCAATATTGAACTTAGCATTCTTCAATACTGACATCAAAGATTTTCAAACAAACGTTCAAGCTGCTGAATTAGGTGTTAACCGTGGATACCTTGCAAATGCAGATAAGGTACGTGTACGAGGTGCTGAATTAGACGCAAGTTTTGTAATCAACAGTCATTTAACTATAAATGGAGCTGCTACTTATACTGATGCTAAATACGTTAAATTCACAAATGCACCACTTCCTTTAGAAGAAACTGGCGCTCCAATAGCATTCAAGGATGTTTCTGGAACAGATTTGCCTGGTGCCTCAAAATGGGCTGGATCATTAGGAGGTGAACTTTCTGATAAAGCAAAATTTTTCGGAAATGTGGGTAAAATTTACTTAGCAATTGATTCTTATGCTCGTTCTGAATTTTCATCAAGCCCTTCGGCTTCTAAATACTTAGTCGTTCCTGGTTATGCCATTTTTAATGCTCGTTTAGGATTCCGTGCATCCGAAGGTTTGTCTGTTCAATTCTGGGGACGCAATATCCTAAATAAAGATTACTATGAGCAATTATTGCCTGCAGGAGGAAATACAGGACAATACGCTGGTGTTTTGGGAGATCAAAGAACTTACGGAGTTACTTTAAAATATTCTCTATAA
- a CDS encoding outer membrane beta-barrel protein gives MFRLYFFLLFFVLGYTASAQNDIVIKGTVIDINTQLPLELATVYFSAAKDSTVIDYATTDKNGFFSINTKKYDKPVFLKINYIGYQPYYEEEKGLLASKDYGKLYLLENVNALDNVIIKTEAAPITMKKDTLEFNASSYKVRPDSNVETLLKQLPGVDVDNAGKVTVNGKQVTQFLVNGKPFFDKDGAIALKNLPAEIIKKVQVSDFKTKKEELSKQESTSDNSSINLTIDEKKNKGFFGKILGGYGSDDRYESSLIMNFFNNKQKISVLASSNNINSSGFSMDEVFDNMGGGRNSKGLGASGGGRGITQSSLVGFNYSDEWAKDLEASASYNFSNSINNNASKSDQTSFLPTGNIVTSSESNSRNENTGNTVNLDLEYKVSPSIHIFVSPKLGQTRSNNNSDSSSFSEDGNGESLNESNSNSYSESENNNFSNTINFNKNFEKKKRNLNFVLMNSNTSNDSDAFNRSKTIFYKDNKPDDERNQNTKKNTANDSYSLDLEYTEPITDSLRVRFGTNLDFVSTLNDEKTFNFDSGTESYSDLNSALSNYITSRQNTFSPKVGITWQKSKFTINVNSRTAIVDYDNHSLYLDKATDLNRKYALPYGDFQLRYKFSKSKNLSFKFDHSNSLPSSIQLLPVLNLSNPLNTIIGNPDLSPIEKNSANFSFRNFDFRTRSGYSLFVRADFYNNDVVSTSVYDDSGKRTTTYANISGTYSTSAGGNWNQSIKRDAHVLRYGLGLNGTYAFDKGYTNAVLYNAKSTVITPKVYLSYDYGELLTIAPSYSFSYNETQYENSSRDATSNVIHNINLQATTYWPENFVFGNDFGYTYNSNISSDFKKDFFLWNTSLSYGLLDKKLFVKVKVYDLLNQNQSATRTISSTSIRDEENTVLKRYVMFSLSYKIGNFASTKKEGRGKGKF, from the coding sequence ATGTTTAGATTGTACTTCTTTTTATTGTTTTTTGTTTTAGGTTATACTGCAAGCGCTCAGAATGATATTGTTATCAAAGGAACAGTCATTGATATAAACACGCAACTACCATTAGAGCTTGCTACCGTTTATTTCTCTGCGGCTAAAGATTCAACTGTAATTGATTATGCAACGACAGATAAAAATGGTTTTTTTAGTATAAATACCAAGAAATACGATAAGCCCGTTTTTTTGAAGATAAATTACATAGGGTATCAACCTTATTATGAGGAAGAAAAAGGACTTTTGGCAAGTAAGGATTATGGTAAATTATACTTACTTGAAAATGTAAATGCACTAGATAATGTAATTATAAAAACCGAAGCGGCTCCGATAACTATGAAAAAAGACACATTAGAGTTTAATGCTTCTTCTTATAAAGTGCGTCCAGACTCAAATGTAGAAACCTTATTAAAGCAACTTCCTGGTGTTGATGTAGACAATGCAGGTAAGGTTACTGTAAACGGAAAACAAGTAACTCAGTTTTTGGTTAACGGAAAGCCTTTTTTTGATAAAGATGGTGCTATTGCTTTGAAAAATTTACCAGCAGAAATTATAAAAAAAGTTCAGGTATCTGATTTTAAAACAAAAAAGGAAGAGTTGTCTAAGCAAGAATCGACTTCGGATAATTCTAGTATTAACTTAACAATAGACGAAAAGAAGAATAAAGGTTTCTTTGGTAAAATTTTGGGAGGTTATGGTTCTGATGATCGTTATGAAAGTAGTCTGATCATGAATTTTTTTAATAATAAACAAAAGATAAGTGTTTTAGCATCTTCTAATAATATTAATTCATCGGGTTTTTCGATGGATGAGGTCTTTGATAATATGGGAGGAGGCAGAAATAGCAAAGGATTAGGTGCTTCTGGAGGCGGTAGAGGAATTACACAGTCGAGTTTGGTTGGGTTTAATTATTCGGATGAATGGGCAAAAGATTTGGAAGCCTCTGCGAGTTATAATTTTTCTAATTCAATTAATAACAATGCAAGTAAATCAGATCAAACTAGTTTCTTGCCAACAGGAAATATTGTAACAAGCTCAGAATCGAATTCAAGAAATGAAAACACAGGAAATACAGTAAATCTTGACTTAGAATATAAAGTCAGTCCGAGTATTCATATTTTTGTTTCTCCAAAATTAGGTCAAACACGTTCTAATAATAATTCTGATTCTTCTAGTTTTTCAGAAGACGGAAATGGAGAATCTTTAAATGAAAGTAACTCAAATTCCTATTCAGAAAGTGAAAATAATAACTTTAGTAACACGATAAATTTCAACAAGAATTTTGAGAAGAAAAAGCGTAATCTGAATTTTGTGTTAATGAATAGTAATACAAGTAATGATTCGGATGCTTTTAATCGCTCGAAGACCATTTTTTACAAAGACAATAAACCAGATGATGAGAGAAATCAAAACACTAAAAAGAATACTGCTAATGATTCTTACTCGTTAGATCTTGAATATACAGAGCCAATTACAGATTCTTTACGCGTACGATTTGGAACAAATTTAGATTTTGTAAGTACGTTAAATGATGAGAAAACATTCAATTTTGATTCCGGAACAGAATCCTATTCAGATTTAAATTCGGCATTGAGTAATTACATTACATCAAGACAAAATACATTCAGCCCTAAAGTAGGGATTACTTGGCAAAAAAGTAAGTTTACAATAAACGTAAATTCTAGAACGGCTATTGTTGATTATGATAATCATTCGTTGTATTTGGATAAAGCGACAGATTTAAATAGAAAATATGCTTTGCCTTACGGTGATTTCCAGTTAAGATACAAATTCAGTAAATCTAAAAATTTGTCATTTAAGTTTGATCATTCCAATTCACTTCCTAGTTCAATTCAGTTATTGCCAGTTTTAAATTTAAGTAACCCATTGAATACCATAATTGGAAACCCAGATTTAAGTCCAATAGAAAAAAATAGCGCCAACTTCAGTTTTAGGAATTTTGATTTCCGCACACGTTCTGGCTATAGCTTATTTGTTAGGGCAGATTTTTATAATAACGATGTTGTTTCGACTTCTGTTTATGACGACAGTGGGAAACGAACAACTACTTACGCTAATATTTCGGGAACTTATAGTACTTCTGCTGGAGGAAACTGGAATCAGTCGATAAAGAGAGATGCTCACGTTTTAAGATATGGTTTGGGGCTAAACGGAACGTATGCTTTTGATAAAGGATATACAAATGCTGTTTTGTATAATGCAAAATCTACAGTGATTACTCCCAAAGTATATTTGTCTTACGATTATGGGGAGTTGCTTACTATTGCTCCTTCGTATAGTTTTTCTTATAACGAAACACAATATGAGAACTCATCAAGGGATGCTACTTCTAATGTAATTCATAATATCAATTTGCAAGCAACTACCTATTGGCCTGAAAATTTTGTTTTCGGTAATGATTTTGGATACACCTACAATTCTAATATTTCTAGTGATTTTAAGAAGGATTTTTTCTTATGGAATACGAGTTTGTCTTATGGTCTTTTGGATAAAAAGTTGTTCGTAAAAGTGAAAGTGTATGATCTTTTAAATCAAAACCAAAGCGCTACAAGAACAATTTCTTCAACTTCGATTCGTGATGAAGAGAATACAGTTCTTAAGCGTTATGTGATGTTTTCGCTATCGTATAAAATTGGAAATTTTGCTTCTACTAAAAAAGAAGGTAGGGGTAAAGGGAAGTTTTAA
- the der gene encoding ribosome biogenesis GTPase Der: MNNIVAIVGRPNVGKSTLFNRLIQRREAIVDSVSGVTRDRNYGKSEWNGKEFSVIDTGGYVRGSDDVFEGEIRKQVELAIDEADVIIFVVDVEEGITPMDDIVARLLRKVTKPVLLAVNKVDNAMREKDAIEFYNLGLGEYFTFASISGSGTGDLLDALIESFPVKPEPVQEEVVLPRFAVVGRPNAGKSSFINALIGKERFMVTDIAGTTRDAIDTKFDRFGFEFNLVDTAGIRRKAKVKEDLEFYSVMRSVRAIEHADICILVIDATRGFEGQDQSIFWLAEKNRKGVVILVNKWDLVEKDTMSTRDYEEKIKKELMPFTDVPILFVSALTKQRLLKALEATVQVYENRQQRIPTSKFNEFMLKVIEAYPPPATKGKYVKIKYCMQLPTPTPQFVFFANMPQYVKEPYKRYLENKIRENWDFAGVPIDIYIREK, from the coding sequence ATGAATAATATAGTTGCGATAGTAGGAAGACCTAATGTAGGGAAATCAACCCTTTTTAATAGGCTGATACAAAGAAGAGAAGCTATTGTAGATTCAGTTTCTGGTGTTACCAGAGATAGAAACTATGGTAAAAGCGAGTGGAACGGAAAAGAATTTTCTGTAATTGATACTGGAGGATACGTTCGCGGAAGTGATGACGTATTCGAAGGAGAGATCCGCAAACAAGTAGAATTGGCGATTGATGAAGCCGATGTAATTATTTTTGTTGTAGATGTAGAAGAAGGTATCACTCCAATGGATGATATTGTTGCTCGTTTGTTACGTAAAGTTACAAAGCCAGTTTTATTGGCTGTAAACAAGGTAGATAATGCAATGCGTGAGAAAGATGCAATTGAGTTTTATAACCTTGGTTTAGGGGAGTATTTTACTTTTGCAAGTATTTCAGGAAGTGGAACTGGAGATTTATTAGACGCTTTAATTGAGTCTTTTCCAGTAAAACCAGAACCAGTTCAAGAAGAGGTTGTTTTGCCTCGTTTTGCTGTTGTGGGACGTCCTAATGCTGGAAAATCAAGCTTTATCAATGCATTAATTGGTAAAGAACGTTTTATGGTAACTGACATTGCGGGAACAACTCGTGATGCTATCGATACTAAATTCGACCGTTTTGGTTTTGAATTTAACTTGGTTGATACAGCGGGAATCCGTCGTAAGGCTAAAGTGAAGGAAGATTTAGAATTTTATTCAGTAATGCGTTCGGTTAGAGCAATTGAGCATGCTGATATTTGTATTTTGGTTATTGATGCGACTCGTGGATTTGAAGGTCAAGATCAGAGTATTTTCTGGTTGGCAGAAAAAAACCGTAAAGGGGTTGTAATCTTAGTAAACAAGTGGGATTTAGTAGAAAAAGATACGATGTCTACACGTGATTACGAAGAGAAAATCAAGAAAGAATTGATGCCTTTTACAGATGTGCCAATTTTGTTCGTTTCGGCTTTAACTAAGCAACGTTTATTGAAAGCATTAGAAGCTACAGTTCAGGTTTACGAAAACAGACAACAAAGAATACCTACTTCTAAGTTCAATGAATTTATGTTGAAGGTTATCGAAGCATATCCACCACCAGCAACAAAAGGTAAATATGTAAAAATTAAATATTGTATGCAATTGCCAACACCAACGCCTCAGTTTGTGTTTTTTGCTAACATGCCACAATATGTTAAAGAACCATATAAGAGATATCTTGAAAATAAAATTAGAGAAAACTGGGACTTCGCAGGAGTGCCAATCGATATTTATATTAGAGAGAAATAA
- the era gene encoding GTPase Era, translated as MSHKAGFVNIIGNPNVGKSTLMNAFVGERLSIITSKAQTTRHRILGIVNGEDFQLILSDTPGIIKPAYEMQESMMNFVKSAFEDADILVYMVEIGEQELKDEAFFNKIIHAKIPVLLLLNKIDNSNQEQLEEQVAFWTAKVPNAEIFPISALQNFNVPEVFGRIIELLPESPAYYPKDQLTDKPERFFVNETIREKILLNYSKEIPYAVEIVTEEFFEDENIIRIRSLIMVERDTQKGIIIGHKGAALKKVGTEARADLEKFFGKQIHIELYVKVNKNWRSNANMLKRFGYNQ; from the coding sequence ATGTCACATAAAGCAGGTTTCGTAAACATTATCGGAAATCCAAACGTTGGAAAATCAACACTTATGAATGCTTTCGTTGGAGAACGATTGTCAATCATTACATCTAAAGCACAAACTACACGTCATAGAATCCTAGGAATTGTTAACGGAGAAGATTTTCAGTTAATCTTATCTGATACTCCTGGAATCATCAAACCAGCATACGAAATGCAGGAATCGATGATGAACTTTGTAAAATCGGCTTTTGAGGATGCTGATATCCTAGTTTATATGGTTGAGATAGGGGAGCAGGAACTTAAGGATGAAGCTTTCTTTAATAAAATCATCCATGCTAAAATTCCAGTATTGTTGTTATTGAATAAAATTGATAACTCAAATCAGGAACAATTAGAAGAGCAAGTAGCTTTCTGGACAGCTAAGGTTCCTAATGCAGAGATTTTTCCAATTTCGGCATTACAGAATTTTAATGTACCAGAGGTTTTTGGTAGAATTATCGAATTATTACCAGAATCACCAGCATATTATCCTAAAGACCAACTTACAGATAAGCCAGAACGTTTCTTTGTTAATGAAACGATTCGTGAGAAAATCTTGTTGAATTACAGCAAAGAGATTCCATATGCAGTAGAAATTGTAACGGAGGAATTTTTTGAAGATGAGAATATCATCCGTATTCGTTCTTTGATTATGGTGGAACGCGATACTCAAAAAGGAATCATCATTGGACACAAAGGTGCTGCTTTGAAGAAAGTAGGAACTGAAGCTCGTGCAGATTTAGAGAAATTCTTTGGAAAACAAATTCACATTGAACTATATGTAAAAGTGAATAAAAACTGGAGAAGTAATGCCAATATGTTGAAACGCTTCGGGTATAACCAGTAA
- a CDS encoding helix-turn-helix domain-containing protein: protein MEQKIHQGRNIKRFREMLGIKQEALAYDLGEDWNQKKISMLEQKDVIEDNLLKQISNSLKIPVEAFQNFDEEQAINIISNNFNDQSNGYNYYPTFNVNPIEKWIEALEEIKRLNLELLRTKDEHIWALEKLLKDK, encoded by the coding sequence ATGGAACAGAAAATACATCAGGGAAGAAACATAAAACGCTTCAGAGAAATGCTTGGTATCAAACAAGAGGCATTGGCTTATGATCTAGGGGAAGACTGGAATCAAAAGAAAATTTCTATGCTGGAGCAGAAAGATGTTATTGAAGATAATCTACTTAAACAAATTTCTAATTCATTGAAAATTCCTGTTGAAGCTTTTCAGAATTTTGATGAGGAGCAGGCAATAAACATTATTTCAAATAATTTTAACGACCAATCTAATGGTTACAACTATTATCCAACGTTTAATGTAAATCCAATAGAAAAATGGATAGAAGCTTTAGAGGAAATCAAACGTTTAAATTTAGAACTTTTGAGAACCAAGGATGAGCATATTTGGGCTTTAGAGAAATTATTAAAAGATAAATAA
- a CDS encoding RNA polymerase sigma-70 factor encodes MNNNTSFELELFHSFKDGDETAFKFFYDKYFRRIKAFSVQFIYDQDEAENLAQEALLHLWQNRESVESINGIQAFLFTYAKSKCLNLIRHNKVKDKFKNDFLNYKERELDIEVLNSIQFDTLELTELERLIQESINDLPPKTREVFIKKRFENKKNAEIAAEMKVTLKAVEAHMTKALKILKTKLSDYLFLIFILIYNN; translated from the coding sequence ATGAATAACAATACCAGTTTCGAATTAGAACTTTTTCATTCTTTTAAAGATGGAGACGAAACTGCGTTTAAGTTTTTCTATGATAAATATTTTAGAAGAATTAAGGCTTTTAGTGTTCAGTTTATCTATGATCAGGACGAAGCCGAAAATCTAGCTCAGGAAGCTTTACTACACTTATGGCAAAATCGGGAAAGCGTAGAATCTATAAATGGGATTCAGGCTTTTTTGTTTACGTATGCCAAATCAAAATGTTTGAACTTAATTCGTCACAATAAAGTGAAGGATAAATTCAAAAACGACTTCTTAAACTATAAAGAAAGAGAATTGGATATCGAGGTTCTAAATTCGATTCAGTTTGACACTTTAGAATTAACTGAATTAGAACGTTTAATTCAGGAATCTATAAATGATTTACCACCCAAAACAAGAGAAGTTTTTATAAAAAAACGCTTCGAGAATAAAAAAAATGCTGAAATAGCAGCTGAAATGAAAGTTACTCTAAAAGCTGTAGAAGCCCACATGACCAAGGCTTTAAAGATTTTAAAAACTAAATTATCTGATTATTTATTTCTTATTTTTATCCTTATTTATAATAATTAA
- a CDS encoding FecR family protein: protein MISEIINKYLSNEASEEEIQALFEWIDATEENRQQFLTAKKALVLTTLSEAISIETVPVIEMKPKKKSRWYLQYAAAFLVFVGLGSAIFLFNNKSETPKEIVLELGDGRLEYFSEKNQTTLLNDKGNLVAKKFPNEIIYFGKTKNQNVIYNTLSVPYGKRFKLKLSDGTVVSLNSGTTFRYPEQFGVNGSRIVYLTGEAFFEVAKDKMHPFIVHANQAAIEVLGTKFNVSAYPENPSVNGTLIEGSIKMSEAANPTNAVLLEPNQMATWQNNTKKIVVKEVDAAFYTAWTKGELAFKDTPFSTIAKIIQRTYDVEIVNENSDLARQNFTGTIKISESSVENILDVLKRDTPFNYSIKKNTITITNIPN from the coding sequence ATGATATCGGAAATAATAAACAAATACCTTTCTAACGAAGCTTCAGAAGAAGAAATTCAAGCACTTTTTGAATGGATTGATGCTACTGAAGAAAATAGACAACAATTTTTAACAGCAAAGAAAGCTTTGGTTCTAACCACACTTTCTGAGGCTATATCAATTGAAACTGTTCCCGTAATCGAGATGAAACCCAAAAAGAAAAGCAGATGGTATTTGCAATACGCTGCTGCATTTTTAGTTTTTGTCGGATTAGGATCAGCTATTTTTTTGTTTAACAATAAATCTGAAACTCCAAAAGAAATTGTTCTAGAATTAGGCGACGGCCGTTTGGAATATTTTTCAGAAAAAAATCAGACAACGTTGTTAAATGACAAAGGTAATTTGGTTGCAAAAAAATTTCCGAATGAAATTATTTACTTTGGTAAAACTAAAAATCAAAACGTTATTTATAACACACTTTCTGTTCCTTACGGAAAACGTTTCAAACTTAAACTTTCAGATGGTACTGTTGTGAGTTTAAATTCTGGAACAACTTTTCGTTATCCAGAGCAATTTGGCGTTAACGGAAGTAGAATTGTTTATTTAACTGGTGAAGCATTTTTTGAAGTTGCCAAAGACAAAATGCATCCGTTTATCGTACATGCCAATCAGGCAGCTATTGAAGTTCTCGGAACTAAATTTAATGTGAGTGCTTATCCTGAGAATCCTTCTGTTAACGGTACATTAATTGAAGGAAGCATTAAAATGTCTGAAGCCGCTAATCCTACTAATGCAGTTCTTCTTGAGCCAAATCAAATGGCAACTTGGCAAAACAATACCAAAAAAATTGTCGTAAAAGAAGTTGACGCTGCCTTTTATACTGCTTGGACAAAAGGAGAACTTGCTTTTAAAGACACCCCATTTTCTACAATTGCCAAAATTATTCAGCGTACCTACGACGTTGAAATTGTCAATGAAAATTCTGACTTGGCCAGACAGAATTTTACTGGTACAATAAAAATCAGCGAATCGAGTGTTGAGAATATTTTAGACGTCTTAAAACGTGATACGCCATTTAACTATTCGATTAAGAAAAATACGATTACAATTACCAATATTCCAAACTAA